From the genome of Anaerolineales bacterium:
CTGGGATTGGTCGAAGACCTGGCAAGAAAATAAAGCGTCCGGGGCTCTTCCCGAAGACAAGCTGCTTTTCGGAAGCCGATTAAGCATAACGCTGCTGCTGCCGTTCAGTCTACTGCTGATCTATCGCAGTGGCTGTATATTAAAAAACAAACGGATGGGATACATCGCGGCGTTCCTGCTTGCCACGAATGCCCTCATCTTGCTTCACGACCGAAGAGCGATGGCGGAAGGCGTGCTGACGTTTGGCGTGTGTCTGGCGATCCTGGGCATGCTCGAGGCCGATCGCAGACCTTGGCTCGCCGGTTTGGGCGCAGCATTGGCGACGATGGCGAAATATTCGAGCGCTCCGCTGCTGTTGGTCAACTTCCTGGCCTGCGCCTTGATTCCGTCTCAAGAGACTTCGAAATACGCAAAGATCATTAAAAACCTGCTCATCTTTACGCTGGTTGCAGCGATCACAATGTTCATCCTCAGTCCGATCGCATGGACGCATCCGATTCAGGCGCTGTCGCAAATCTGGAACACTCGTCAGGAATTCGTTCGACAGCAGGTGAACACACTCCGGATACTGATGCCCGGCCACATACCGGAGACGCCGCCTGCGAGAGTCGCGGTCATGCTCGGTCATCTGTATCTGACTCCGCTTCAGTTCGAGGAAGTCGGCAATTATCATCCGCAAATCGCTGCAATGAGTGAGGCGTATTTGTCCAACCCCATTCACTCCTTGTTGCGAAATGCTGTCGGCGCCGGATTGGCACTGTTCCTGACAATTCTGGGTATCGCTGCGGGTATCCGCTGCACAAGCACCCTAAAAGATGGCTACGCGAAACGAAATCTCATGCTGCTCCTTGCGGCAACCGCACTTCAAATCCTCGCCCTGCTGGTTGCAAATCCACTACCCTACCAACGCTATTGGATTCCCGTGGTGCCTTTTATCATTGTCTGGATGGCCTACGGCGTTGAAGAGATCGTTTCTATAACAAAAAAACAGGCCGCTCAACCAACCAGCGACCTGCCAGAAAATCAATAGGATTACGGTTACTCGCGCAAGTAATCGACCAATTTGCGACGATGGCCTGGATGGCGCAGCCGGTTCAGCGCTTGGGCTTCAATTTGGCGTACGCGTTCACGGGTTACGCCCATCTTGCGGCCCACTTCTTCCAGCGTGTAGCTCTGACCATCCATGAGGCCATAGCGAAGCTGCAGGATGTGGACTTCTCGCGGGGGAAGATTGGTGAGTACGTCCCGCAAATGCTCCTTTAATAAATTGTGCATCACGGCTTCAGGCGGCGCCGGAGAATCGCTGTCCTCGATGAAATCTCCCAGCTCCGAATCTTCTTCCTCGTCCGTGGGTGTTTCCAACGAAAGTGGTCTTCGTGCCACCTGGATCATGTTCTCGACCTTCTTGGGGGTCACATCCAGTGCTTGTGCGAGTTCCTCCGTCGTCGGATCTCGTCCCAATTCTTGTGTCAGCTGATGCGACACGCGCAGCAACTTATTGATTTGATCCCCCATGTGAACCGGAACGCGAATAGTACGCCCCTGGTCTGCGATCGCCCGCGTGACGGCCTGCCGAATCCACCAGGTGGCGTAGGTGGAGAATTTATGTCCCCGGCGATAATCGAACTTCTTTGCCGCCCGGATCAAGCCGATGTTACCTTCCTGGATCAAGTCCAAAAAGGGAACCCCTCTGCGCATGTATTTCTTGGCGACGCTGATCACCAGCCGGGAATTGGCAGTGATAAGATGCTCCCGCGCGGCCCAACCGTCCTCGATCAGTGTTTGGTATTCTTTTCGCTTCTTCAGGGAGACGGTGGACTCTGCAAGTTTTTCTCTCGCTTTTCGGCCTCTCTCGATACGCTTCGCCAACGATACTTCTTCCTCCGCCGTCAGCAAGGGGACGCGCCCAACTTCCTTCAGGTAGAGACCCACCGTATCGTCAGTATCCACAGCGGAAAGGTAGTTTTCTTCTTCCAGAGCTTCGGTCGACCCGTTCTGATCCGTTGATTCGGCGTCCGGACTTTCAACTCCGTTGTCTTTGCTTTCGTCATCGAGGATTTTCACACCCGCGCTGATGAGCGCCGCGTACGCATCCTCGAGTTGATCGATGTCGCGTTCCACTTCCGGAAAGATCGTGAGGATATCGTCAATCGTCACGTATCCGTGTTCTTTCCCTAGCTCGATGAGTTGGCCAATCCCGGGATGCTCCTCCTCGGAGTATAGAGTCACATCATCGTTGGAATCGAAACGCATTTCGAGGTCAGCCTGGTTGTCGGCCGGCCTCTCGCGTCGATTATTCTGCCCGGTGACTTTATTGTTCTTTGTCATTTCCACTCTCGATATTCATATCGTTCAAAAACAACACGCTCCCAATCTATACGGACGAAAAGTTATGTTCGTTTCTTTTTTTATACCGCGTAATCAAACGGGTGTGGACACAATTCAACCGCTACAATGTTCTTGATCCATACATTTCAAATCGACGACGATGACATCGCTTCGAATGTCGGAAGTCAATCTGCAGGTTGAGTGTGTTTGCCGACGTTGAAATACGATTGATTCGCGGCCAATAGCATCTTAGGATGGTCGAGGCAATGACAATTATTTCTTCACCAACCCGCCGCAACGCAGGATACTTCAAAAGTTCCTTATCGGCTCACACCGCACATCATGATAATGGCTTTAAAATTGATCCGCTTACCCCCTATACGAATTTCTTACCTGCGTTTAAAGCCGGAAATTGGTGATGAATTTCGCACTGCATATCTGTATGGTTAAAATAC
Proteins encoded in this window:
- a CDS encoding glycosyltransferase family 39 protein yields the protein MRRHARVLIGLCLLVIYAIWVSLGVDRVPFHPDESSLLYQSRDFELWLTDPLSLAWDSTNPDDYDQVYRALNAPLTKYVLGIGRRIMGYGPEAVSTDWDWSKTWQENKASGALPEDKLLFGSRLSITLLLPFSLLLIYRSGCILKNKRMGYIAAFLLATNALILLHDRRAMAEGVLTFGVCLAILGMLEADRRPWLAGLGAALATMAKYSSAPLLLVNFLACALIPSQETSKYAKIIKNLLIFTLVAAITMFILSPIAWTHPIQALSQIWNTRQEFVRQQVNTLRILMPGHIPETPPARVAVMLGHLYLTPLQFEEVGNYHPQIAAMSEAYLSNPIHSLLRNAVGAGLALFLTILGIAAGIRCTSTLKDGYAKRNLMLLLAATALQILALLVANPLPYQRYWIPVVPFIIVWMAYGVEEIVSITKKQAAQPTSDLPENQ